A region from the Janthinobacterium agaricidamnosum genome encodes:
- a CDS encoding tetratricopeptide repeat protein: MKAWLCAIALAASPLASAGPDLTAQAKTLMRAGVAAQPQARILFEREAGQGSGPAAYYLGLMLKNGMGGPQDGGAALRWLELAAQRGVAPAMFIVANLLLDTDEARARYWLDAACDLEYPEALQQKSVALAEGQMGYAHSEEQSFLYLKMATHAMGHRPPEP; this comes from the coding sequence ATGAAGGCATGGTTGTGTGCCATCGCCCTGGCCGCATCGCCGCTGGCATCGGCAGGGCCGGACCTGACGGCCCAGGCCAAGACCCTGATGCGCGCGGGAGTCGCGGCCCAGCCGCAGGCGCGCATCCTGTTTGAACGCGAGGCGGGGCAGGGCAGCGGTCCCGCCGCGTATTACCTGGGTTTGATGCTCAAGAACGGCATGGGCGGACCGCAGGACGGCGGCGCCGCGCTGCGCTGGCTGGAACTTGCCGCGCAGCGGGGCGTGGCGCCCGCCATGTTCATCGTGGCGAACCTGCTGCTCGATACCGACGAAGCCAGGGCGCGCTACTGGCTCGACGCTGCCTGCGACCTCGAATACCCGGAAGCGCTGCAGCAGAAATCCGTCGCCCTGGCCGAAGGACAGATGGGCTACGCGCACAGTGAGGAGCAATCGTTCCTGTATCTGAAGATGGCCACGCATGCTATGGGGCACCGTCCGCCTGAGCCTTGA
- a CDS encoding bifunctional 2',3'-cyclic-nucleotide 2'-phosphodiesterase/3'-nucleotidase, translated as MRHPLRQLPRLALLPLLLAGCGALPPAAMGPARAPSAAPAGSSATLALLETTDLHANVLSYDYYKLQAEPSIGLERTAALIAQARAQFPNNLLLDNGDTIQGTALADYQALVKPLACDQTLAIYKAMNLLKVDGGGIGNHEFNYGLAFLSQVTGNRFDVDSVDAGKPRCAGPAFPQVLANVYSTRTGKPLFAPYHIIDKQITATGPDGKPVTSSVKVGIISFAPPTIMAWDKRWLEGRVYTQGVRETAEKFIPEMRAKGAELVVAISHGGLDDSPYSATMENGNYYLSQVPGVDAMLIGHSHQLFPNAASTVPQFNLPGVDKVKGLVNGVPTVMANLWGKHLGVIGLRLRHDGKQWVVDKSATTVEARGIQNADKSYVQPDAAIATLVAEEHAATIAYVQTPVGATDFRMSTYFADVGDVSAIEVVNQAQSSYLAAYVKANLPQYAHLPVLSMSSPFKSGSAGVSDYTDVKAGNVALNNAADLYLYPNALYGVKMNGAELKAWLEQSARRFNTIDPHKLEAQELVNTAHPSYNFDAITSADVRYQIDVTQPPGRRIQALTYKGKPVDSSQEFLIATNNYRASGGGNFPGLDGSKTVVASPDNNRELLIAYVTQQKNLTRAKNGSARSWRFAKAATKGPVVFHSAPGVIDLAKAAGIDNVTQLKADDGAGKGFALYQLDLSK; from the coding sequence ATGCGCCACCCCCTGCGTCAACTGCCCCGTCTCGCCTTGTTACCGTTGCTGCTGGCCGGCTGCGGCGCCTTGCCGCCCGCCGCCATGGGACCCGCGCGGGCGCCTTCGGCCGCGCCGGCCGGCAGCAGCGCCACCCTGGCCCTGCTGGAGACGACGGACTTGCACGCGAATGTGCTCAGTTATGACTACTACAAGCTGCAGGCGGAACCGTCGATCGGCCTGGAACGCACGGCGGCCCTGATCGCCCAGGCGCGTGCCCAATTCCCGAACAATTTGCTGCTCGACAACGGCGACACCATCCAGGGCACGGCGCTGGCCGACTACCAGGCACTGGTAAAACCGCTCGCCTGCGACCAGACCCTGGCCATCTACAAGGCGATGAATTTGCTGAAAGTGGACGGCGGCGGCATCGGCAACCATGAATTCAACTACGGCCTCGCATTTTTGAGCCAGGTGACGGGCAACCGCTTCGACGTCGACAGCGTCGATGCCGGCAAGCCGCGCTGCGCCGGTCCCGCGTTCCCGCAAGTGCTGGCCAACGTCTACAGCACCAGGACGGGCAAGCCCCTGTTTGCACCGTATCACATCATCGACAAGCAGATCACGGCCACCGGTCCCGATGGAAAACCGGTGACCAGCAGCGTGAAGGTGGGCATCATCAGCTTCGCGCCGCCCACCATCATGGCCTGGGACAAGCGTTGGCTGGAAGGGCGCGTCTATACGCAGGGCGTGCGCGAGACGGCGGAAAAATTCATTCCCGAGATGCGCGCGAAAGGCGCCGAACTGGTGGTGGCCATTTCGCACGGCGGTCTCGATGACAGCCCGTATTCGGCCACCATGGAAAACGGTAATTACTATCTGTCGCAAGTGCCGGGCGTGGACGCCATGCTGATCGGCCACTCGCACCAGCTGTTTCCGAACGCGGCCAGCACGGTGCCGCAGTTTAATTTGCCCGGCGTCGACAAGGTCAAAGGATTGGTCAACGGCGTGCCCACCGTGATGGCCAATTTGTGGGGCAAGCACCTGGGCGTGATCGGCTTGCGCCTGCGTCACGACGGCAAGCAGTGGGTGGTCGACAAGAGCGCCACGACGGTGGAAGCGCGCGGCATCCAGAACGCGGACAAGAGTTACGTGCAGCCCGATGCAGCCATCGCCACACTGGTGGCCGAGGAGCACGCGGCCACGATCGCCTACGTACAGACACCGGTCGGCGCCACGGATTTCCGCATGTCGACGTATTTCGCCGACGTGGGCGACGTCAGCGCCATCGAGGTCGTGAACCAGGCGCAATCGAGCTATCTGGCCGCGTATGTGAAGGCGAACCTGCCGCAGTACGCGCACTTGCCCGTGCTGTCGATGTCGTCGCCGTTCAAGAGCGGCTCGGCCGGCGTGTCCGACTACACGGACGTGAAGGCGGGCAATGTGGCGCTGAACAATGCGGCCGACCTGTATTTGTATCCGAACGCGCTGTACGGCGTGAAGATGAATGGCGCGGAGCTGAAGGCCTGGCTGGAACAGTCGGCGCGGCGCTTCAATACCATCGATCCGCACAAGCTGGAAGCGCAGGAACTGGTCAACACGGCCCATCCAAGCTACAACTTTGACGCCATCACCAGCGCCGACGTGCGCTACCAGATCGACGTCACGCAGCCGCCGGGCCGGCGCATCCAGGCGCTGACGTACAAGGGCAAGCCCGTGGATTCCAGCCAGGAGTTCCTCATCGCGACGAATAACTACCGCGCCAGCGGCGGCGGCAATTTCCCTGGCCTCGACGGCAGCAAGACGGTGGTGGCCTCGCCCGACAACAACCGCGAACTCTTGATCGCGTATGTGACGCAGCAGAAAAACCTGACGCGCGCGAAAAACGGTTCGGCGCGCAGCTGGCGCTTCGCCAAAGCTGCCACCAAAGGCCCGGTGGTGTTCCATTCGGCGCCGGGCGTGATCGACCTGGCGAAAGCGGCCGGCATCGACAACGTCACGCAGCTGAAAGCTGACGATGGCGCAGGCAAGGGCTTTGCGCTGTACCAGCTCGACTTGTCGAAATGA
- the prfB gene encoding peptide chain release factor 2 (programmed frameshift) — protein MEAERINIISALLNDLTVREAELRRYLDFTVKSEKLEQVNEELEDPTVWNDPKRAQDLGKEKKALEAIVFTLTKADADLRDTRDLFDMAREEGDDETLEAIEQDVQEIRKVIESMEFRRMFNNPMDPNNCFIDIQAGAGGTEAQDWASMLLRQYLRYCERKGFKVEILEQSDGEVAGIKTATLKVEGDHAYGFLRTETGVHRLVRKSPFDSANGRHTSFTSLFVYPEVDDSIEIDVNPADIRVDTYRASGAGGQHINKTDSAVRMTHAPTGIVVQCQNDRSQHRNRAEAMEMLKAKLYEHELRKRMSEQQKLEDSKTDVGWGHQIRSYVLDQSRIKDLRTGFETGNTKGVLDGDIDDFISASLKQGV, from the exons ATGGAAGCCGAACGCATCAATATCATCTCCGCCCTGCTCAACGACCTGACGGTCCGCGAAGCCGAACTTCGGAGGTATCTT GACTTCACTGTCAAGTCGGAGAAACTAGAGCAAGTCAACGAAGAGCTGGAAGATCCCACCGTCTGGAACGATCCCAAGCGCGCCCAGGACCTCGGTAAAGAGAAGAAGGCGCTGGAAGCGATCGTCTTCACGCTGACCAAGGCCGATGCCGACCTGCGCGACACCCGCGACCTGTTCGACATGGCCCGTGAAGAAGGCGACGACGAGACCCTGGAAGCGATCGAGCAGGACGTGCAGGAAATCCGCAAGGTCATCGAAAGCATGGAATTCCGCCGGATGTTCAACAATCCGATGGACCCGAACAACTGCTTCATCGACATCCAGGCCGGCGCCGGCGGCACGGAAGCCCAGGACTGGGCTTCGATGCTGCTGCGCCAGTACCTGCGCTATTGCGAACGCAAGGGTTTTAAAGTTGAAATCCTCGAGCAGTCCGACGGCGAAGTCGCTGGCATCAAGACGGCCACCCTGAAGGTCGAGGGCGATCACGCCTACGGCTTCCTGCGCACGGAAACGGGCGTGCACCGCCTGGTGCGCAAGTCGCCGTTCGACTCGGCCAACGGCCGCCACACGTCGTTCACGTCGCTGTTCGTGTATCCGGAAGTCGACGATTCGATCGAGATCGACGTCAACCCGGCCGATATCCGCGTCGATACCTACCGCGCGTCGGGAGCCGGCGGTCAGCACATCAACAAGACCGACTCCGCCGTCCGCATGACCCACGCACCGACCGGCATCGTGGTGCAGTGCCAGAACGACCGTTCGCAGCACCGCAACCGCGCCGAAGCGATGGAAATGTTGAAAGCGAAACTGTACGAGCATGAACTGCGCAAGCGCATGAGCGAACAGCAAAAGCTGGAAGACTCGAAGACGGATGTGGGCTGGGGTCACCAGATCCGCTCCTACGTGCTGGACCAGTCCCGCATCAAGGACTTGCGCACCGGTTTCGAGACGGGCAATACCAAGGGCGTGCTCGATGGCGACATCGACGACTTCATCTCCGCCTCGCTCAAGCAAGGCGTATAA
- a CDS encoding HAD family hydrolase, producing MNASAPALAQRAFLFDMDGTIVDNMAFHTTSWLAFFERHGHALDADAFFRDTAGRQGHEIIAKYLGEDADHVTLLAEKEVVYRELYGPHLATVLGFDRLIASARQHGVGLVVGTAAPNENIAFTLDGLDLRHRFDAIVGAADVERGKPHPDVFLKGAQLAGALPQDCIVFEDAPLGVEAARRAGMRVVVLTTTLPAEAFAAFDNIIAIVPNFSALDVDALFASVAPAPAPHHQ from the coding sequence ATGAACGCATCCGCTCCGGCACTGGCGCAGCGCGCCTTCCTGTTCGACATGGATGGCACGATCGTCGACAACATGGCCTTCCACACGACATCGTGGCTGGCGTTCTTTGAACGCCACGGCCATGCGCTGGATGCGGACGCCTTTTTCCGCGACACGGCGGGACGGCAGGGACACGAAATCATCGCCAAGTATCTGGGCGAGGATGCCGACCACGTCACCCTGCTGGCGGAAAAGGAAGTCGTCTACCGCGAACTGTATGGCCCGCACCTGGCCACGGTGCTTGGCTTCGACCGGCTGATCGCCAGCGCGCGCCAGCATGGCGTGGGGCTGGTGGTGGGCACGGCCGCGCCAAACGAGAATATCGCGTTCACGCTCGACGGCCTGGACCTGCGCCACCGCTTCGACGCCATCGTCGGCGCCGCCGACGTGGAACGGGGCAAGCCGCACCCGGACGTGTTCCTGAAAGGCGCACAGCTGGCCGGCGCGCTGCCGCAAGACTGCATCGTCTTCGAAGATGCGCCCCTGGGCGTGGAAGCGGCGCGCCGTGCCGGCATGCGCGTCGTGGTACTCACCACCACCCTGCCGGCCGAGGCGTTTGCCGCATTCGACAACATCATTGCCATCGTGCCGAATTTCTCCGCACTCGACGTCGACGCACTGTTTGCCAGCGTGGCGCCAGCGCCGGCACCACATCATCAATAA
- the lysS gene encoding lysine--tRNA ligase — MTTDIQEQAAAPDENKIIAERRVKLAALREQGVAFPNDFRPEHKAADLHAQYGGKTREELEAEPVTVVLAGRMMLKREAGKKAAFATLQDASGPKADGRIQIYATLDLTGEAAMAALHHYDLGDILGVTGTLFKTKTDELTIKVTELRLITKSLRPLPDKFHGLADQETKYRQRYVDLIMNEETRRTFKARTAAISSIRRFMEKNEFMEVETPMLHTIPGGAAAKPFITHHNALDMQMFLRIAPELYLKRLVVGGFDRVFEINRNFRNEGVSIRHNPEFTMMEFYAAYTDYKWLMDFTEAVIRQAAIDAHGTATLTYGGRELDLAKPFHRLTIVEAINKYAPGYTPEQLNDAEFIKEELKKFGVKPFATAGLGALQLALFEETAEAQLWEPTYIIDYPVEVSPLARASDTVAGITERFELFMVGREIANGFSELNDAEDQSARFLAQVAAKDAGDEEAMFYDADYIRALEYGMPPAGGCGIGIDRLMMIITDSPNIRDVLLFPHLRREE, encoded by the coding sequence ATGACTACGGATATCCAAGAACAAGCCGCCGCCCCCGATGAAAACAAGATCATCGCCGAGCGCCGCGTCAAGCTGGCCGCACTGCGCGAACAAGGCGTCGCCTTCCCGAACGATTTCCGCCCCGAACACAAGGCGGCCGATCTGCACGCGCAATACGGCGGCAAGACGCGCGAAGAACTGGAAGCCGAACCTGTCACCGTGGTGCTGGCCGGCCGCATGATGCTCAAGCGCGAAGCGGGCAAGAAAGCCGCCTTCGCCACCCTGCAAGACGCTTCCGGCCCGAAGGCCGACGGCCGCATCCAGATCTACGCCACGCTTGATCTCACCGGCGAAGCGGCCATGGCCGCCCTGCACCACTATGACCTGGGCGATATCCTGGGCGTGACGGGCACCCTGTTCAAGACCAAGACGGACGAACTGACCATCAAGGTCACCGAACTGCGCCTGATCACCAAGTCGCTGCGCCCGCTGCCGGACAAATTCCACGGCCTGGCCGACCAGGAAACGAAGTACCGCCAGCGCTACGTCGATCTGATCATGAACGAAGAGACGCGCCGCACCTTCAAGGCGCGTACCGCCGCCATCTCGTCGATCCGCCGCTTCATGGAAAAGAACGAGTTCATGGAAGTGGAAACGCCGATGCTGCACACGATTCCGGGCGGCGCTGCGGCCAAGCCGTTCATCACGCACCACAATGCGCTCGACATGCAGATGTTCCTGCGCATCGCGCCCGAGCTGTACCTGAAGCGCCTGGTCGTGGGCGGCTTCGACCGCGTGTTCGAGATCAACCGTAACTTCCGCAACGAAGGCGTGTCGATCCGTCACAACCCGGAATTCACGATGATGGAATTCTACGCGGCCTACACCGACTACAAATGGCTGATGGATTTCACGGAAGCCGTCATCCGCCAGGCCGCCATCGACGCGCACGGCACCGCCACCCTGACCTACGGCGGCCGCGAACTCGATTTGGCAAAACCGTTCCACCGCCTGACCATCGTCGAAGCGATCAACAAGTACGCGCCGGGCTACACGCCGGAGCAGTTGAACGATGCGGAATTCATCAAGGAAGAGCTGAAGAAATTCGGCGTCAAGCCGTTCGCCACGGCCGGCCTGGGCGCGCTGCAACTGGCGCTGTTCGAAGAGACGGCTGAAGCGCAGCTGTGGGAACCGACCTACATCATCGACTACCCTGTTGAAGTGTCGCCACTGGCGCGCGCTTCCGACACGGTGGCCGGCATCACCGAACGTTTTGAACTGTTCATGGTGGGCCGCGAGATCGCCAACGGCTTCTCCGAGTTGAACGACGCGGAAGACCAGTCGGCACGCTTCCTGGCGCAAGTGGCCGCCAAGGACGCCGGCGATGAAGAGGCGATGTTCTACGACGCCGACTACATCCGCGCGCTGGAATACGGCATGCCGCCAGCCGGCGGCTGCGGCATCGGCATCGACCGCCTGATGATGATCATCACGGATTCTCCGAACATCCGCGACGTCCTGCTGTTCCCTCACTTGCGCCGCGAAGAGTGA
- a CDS encoding Gfo/Idh/MocA family protein: protein MKKTGWILVGASTVAREWMVDAIRQQGDAEVLAVVSRDAVRGAAFAAQFGIAASYTDLDAALAHPGADAVYISTTNEWHMAQTLQAARAGKHVLCEKPLALNLDDARRMLDGCAEAGVVLGINHHLRNAASHGKVRELIRAGEIGQPLYGRVLHANNLPQHLRGWRLDAPESGGVTLDMFVHDVDTLRFLLDSEPRHVTACATSGGMTVAGLEEGLMAVIEFDNGTLVQVHDAFNAPYSLSGVEIIGTKGTIFATGVMTQRPVGTISLTRDGGSVDIPVEHENLYVRSVRAFQRAMCGEGQPAATGDDGMRALATALAAQQASRSHQRVTLAG, encoded by the coding sequence ATGAAGAAAACCGGATGGATTTTGGTCGGCGCCAGCACCGTGGCGCGCGAATGGATGGTCGACGCGATCCGTCAGCAGGGCGACGCCGAGGTGCTGGCCGTGGTCAGCCGCGATGCTGTGCGCGGCGCCGCCTTTGCGGCGCAATTCGGCATCGCCGCCAGTTATACCGACCTCGATGCGGCGCTGGCCCATCCGGGCGCGGATGCCGTGTACATCAGCACCACCAACGAATGGCACATGGCGCAGACCTTGCAGGCGGCGCGCGCGGGCAAGCACGTGCTGTGCGAAAAACCGCTGGCACTGAACCTGGACGACGCCCGCCGCATGCTCGACGGCTGCGCCGAGGCGGGCGTGGTGCTGGGGATTAACCACCACCTGCGCAACGCGGCCAGCCACGGCAAGGTGCGCGAGCTGATACGCGCGGGCGAGATCGGCCAGCCCCTGTATGGCCGCGTACTGCACGCGAACAACCTGCCGCAGCACTTGCGCGGCTGGCGCCTGGATGCGCCGGAATCGGGCGGCGTCACGCTCGACATGTTCGTGCACGATGTCGACACCCTGCGCTTCCTGCTGGATTCGGAACCGCGCCACGTCACCGCCTGCGCCACCAGCGGCGGCATGACGGTGGCCGGGCTGGAAGAGGGGCTGATGGCCGTCATCGAATTCGACAACGGCACACTGGTGCAGGTGCACGACGCGTTCAACGCGCCGTATTCGCTGTCCGGCGTGGAAATCATCGGCACCAAGGGCACCATCTTCGCCACCGGCGTGATGACGCAGCGCCCCGTCGGCACCATCAGCCTGACGCGCGACGGCGGCAGCGTCGACATCCCCGTCGAGCACGAGAACCTGTACGTGCGCTCGGTGCGTGCCTTCCAGCGCGCCATGTGCGGCGAAGGGCAGCCGGCCGCCACGGGCGACGACGGCATGCGCGCGCTGGCGACGGCGCTGGCGGCGCAGCAGGCCAGCCGCAGCCACCAGCGCGTGACCCTGGCCGGCTGA
- a CDS encoding porin, which produces MKNKVARAMIIGAGACGGLCAAQSNVAMYGIADLGMVSESGGPGGRVLKLTSGIANGSRLGFKGSEDLGGGMTAIFTMDAGILADTGASAQGGLLFGRQAFVGLAGAAGTLRLGRQYTFIDSSLGVLDPFYLGFAGRMSNVFTAGYISRVDNSITYSSPVRGGLSGELAYGFGEVPGDASAKRYMGAAATYASGPLYVRMAHQDANTLSSALLTGRARNTVLGATWDFGVVKAHGAVAVSKSTAGAATTVDSADLMLGATVPVGPHRILFSYVRRDDRRAANGDASQIGIGYTYALSKRSTLYAAYAHIDNRNGAAYLVGNATDNGTGNQAWNLGLRHTF; this is translated from the coding sequence ATGAAGAACAAGGTAGCAAGGGCAATGATCATCGGCGCGGGCGCCTGCGGCGGCCTGTGCGCGGCGCAGTCGAACGTGGCCATGTACGGCATCGCGGACCTGGGCATGGTGTCCGAGAGCGGCGGCCCCGGAGGCAGGGTGCTCAAGCTGACGAGCGGCATCGCCAACGGCTCGCGGCTCGGTTTCAAGGGCAGCGAAGACCTGGGCGGCGGCATGACGGCGATCTTTACGATGGATGCGGGCATCCTGGCCGACACGGGCGCTTCGGCCCAGGGCGGCCTGCTGTTCGGGCGCCAGGCCTTCGTCGGCCTCGCCGGCGCGGCGGGCACCTTGCGGCTGGGCCGCCAGTACACGTTCATCGATAGCAGCCTGGGCGTGCTGGACCCGTTTTACTTGGGTTTTGCGGGCAGGATGAGCAATGTCTTCACGGCCGGCTACATCAGCCGGGTCGACAACAGCATCACCTACAGCTCGCCCGTGCGCGGGGGACTGTCCGGCGAACTGGCGTACGGCTTCGGCGAAGTGCCGGGCGACGCGTCGGCAAAGCGCTACATGGGCGCGGCGGCCACCTATGCCAGCGGGCCGCTGTACGTGCGCATGGCGCACCAGGACGCCAACACCCTGTCAAGCGCGCTGTTGACGGGGCGGGCGCGCAACACGGTGCTGGGCGCCACCTGGGACTTCGGCGTGGTCAAGGCGCATGGCGCCGTCGCCGTCAGCAAGAGTACGGCCGGTGCCGCCACCACGGTCGACAGCGCGGACCTGATGCTGGGCGCCACCGTGCCCGTGGGCCCGCACCGCATCCTGTTCTCGTACGTGCGGCGCGACGACCGGCGCGCCGCCAACGGCGACGCTTCTCAAATTGGCATCGGTTACACGTATGCGCTGTCGAAACGCAGCACCTTGTACGCGGCCTACGCGCACATCGACAACCGCAACGGCGCCGCCTACCTGGTGGGCAATGCCACCGACAACGGCACCGGCAACCAGGCCTGGAACCTGGGCCTGCGCCACACTTTTTAA
- a CDS encoding 2-hydroxyacid dehydrogenase yields MKKHVLVYKKLAEPLLARLRAECDVTYFEAIDAGNRAAFAAAIRGAHGLLGASVRLDRELLDPAVDLRIISTISVGVDQFDVDYLRERGILLANTPDVLTETTADTIFALILASARRVVELAEFVKAGRWTRSVGESQYGVNVHGKTIGMLGMGRIGRAVARRAALGFGMQVLYVNGEAVPEVEAALGARQVALDELLAGSDFVCVVLPLTAQTERMMGRREFALMRPGAIFINGSRGRIVDEAALIEALQQGTIHGAGLDVFEREPLAPDNPLPGMANVVALPHIGSATHETRYAMAQQAVDNLLAGLRGERPRHLVS; encoded by the coding sequence GTGAAAAAACATGTGCTTGTGTATAAAAAGCTGGCCGAGCCGCTGCTGGCGCGCCTGCGCGCCGAATGCGATGTGACGTATTTCGAGGCGATCGACGCGGGCAACCGCGCCGCATTCGCCGCCGCCATCCGCGGCGCGCATGGCTTGCTGGGCGCCAGCGTGCGCCTGGACCGCGAACTGCTGGACCCGGCCGTCGACCTGCGCATCATTTCCACCATTTCGGTGGGCGTCGACCAGTTCGACGTCGACTACCTGCGCGAACGGGGTATTTTGCTGGCCAATACGCCGGACGTGCTGACGGAAACGACGGCCGACACGATCTTCGCGCTGATCCTCGCCAGCGCGCGGAGGGTCGTTGAACTGGCCGAATTCGTCAAGGCGGGACGCTGGACGCGCAGCGTGGGCGAAAGCCAGTACGGCGTCAACGTGCACGGCAAGACCATCGGCATGCTGGGCATGGGCCGCATCGGCCGCGCCGTCGCCCGCCGCGCCGCGCTGGGTTTCGGCATGCAGGTGCTGTACGTGAACGGCGAAGCGGTGCCCGAGGTGGAAGCGGCGCTGGGCGCGCGACAGGTGGCGCTCGACGAGCTGCTGGCCGGCTCCGATTTCGTCTGCGTGGTCCTGCCGCTGACGGCGCAGACGGAACGCATGATGGGGCGGCGCGAATTCGCGCTGATGCGCCCCGGCGCCATCTTCATCAATGGTTCGCGCGGGCGCATCGTCGATGAGGCGGCGCTGATCGAGGCCCTGCAGCAGGGCACCATCCACGGTGCCGGCCTGGACGTGTTCGAGCGCGAACCGCTGGCGCCGGACAATCCGCTGCCGGGCATGGCCAACGTGGTGGCGCTGCCGCATATCGGCTCGGCCACGCATGAAACGCGCTACGCCATGGCGCAGCAGGCCGTGGACAACCTGCTGGCCGGCCTGCGCGGCGAGCGCCCGCGCCACCTGGTCAGCTAA
- a CDS encoding sugar kinase, with protein sequence MTEHEIMHGAHALDVVTYGEAMAMFVAEETGDLAAVAHFTRRLAGAETNVAIGLARLGLKVGWLSRVGDDSFGRFIRASVQAEGVDCSRVAAVAGQSSGFLLKEKAENGADPLVEYFRKGSAASRLAPEHFDPAYFLSARHLHATGVAAALSATSLAFAGQAIDFMRKHGRTVSFDPNLRPSLWPSQAVMVEQINRLAARADWVLPGLGEGKILTGHDLPRDVAGFYLQQGARLVVIKLGAEGAYYRTADGDSGMVPGERVDKVVDTVGAGDGFAAGLVSALLEGLPLAQAVRRGNRVGAFAIQVAGDMEGLPTRAQLDALGQS encoded by the coding sequence ATGACGGAACACGAAATAATGCATGGAGCGCATGCGCTCGACGTCGTCACCTACGGCGAAGCGATGGCGATGTTCGTTGCCGAGGAAACGGGCGACCTGGCGGCCGTGGCGCATTTCACGCGCCGCCTGGCCGGCGCCGAGACGAATGTCGCCATCGGCCTGGCGCGCCTCGGTTTGAAAGTCGGCTGGCTGAGCCGCGTGGGCGATGACTCGTTCGGCCGCTTCATCCGCGCCAGCGTGCAGGCCGAAGGCGTCGATTGCAGCCGGGTCGCGGCCGTCGCCGGCCAGTCCAGCGGCTTCCTGCTCAAGGAGAAGGCCGAGAACGGCGCCGATCCGCTGGTCGAGTACTTCCGCAAGGGTTCCGCCGCCAGCCGGCTGGCGCCCGAGCACTTCGACCCCGCCTATTTCCTGTCCGCGCGCCACCTGCACGCCACGGGCGTGGCCGCGGCGCTGTCCGCCACCAGCCTGGCGTTCGCCGGCCAGGCAATCGACTTCATGCGCAAGCATGGCCGGACCGTGTCGTTCGATCCGAATCTGCGGCCCTCGCTGTGGCCGTCGCAAGCCGTCATGGTCGAACAGATCAACCGTCTCGCCGCCAGGGCCGACTGGGTGTTGCCTGGCCTGGGGGAGGGAAAAATCCTCACCGGTCACGACCTGCCGCGCGACGTCGCCGGCTTTTATCTGCAGCAGGGTGCGCGCCTGGTGGTCATCAAGCTGGGCGCAGAGGGCGCCTATTACCGCACGGCCGACGGCGACAGCGGCATGGTGCCGGGCGAGCGCGTGGACAAGGTGGTCGACACGGTAGGCGCCGGCGACGGCTTCGCGGCCGGCCTGGTCAGCGCCTTGCTGGAAGGCTTGCCGCTGGCCCAGGCGGTACGGCGCGGCAACCGAGTCGGTGCCTTCGCCATCCAGGTGGCCGGCGACATGGAAGGCTTGCCGACCCGCGCCCAACTCGACGCGCTGGGCCAATCTTGA
- a CDS encoding sugar phosphate isomerase/epimerase family protein: protein MSPVLVAASAYGASRVRQLGQSHFIDVVADAGGAGIEIRRELFTSDLPDLARMGAAVAARGLYCVYSTPIELWDADGLLRHELLQQMLDEAAHLGARYLKVSLGHYPAAPDVHALSAQLAAAPVALLVENDQTAHGGKLATMARFLAAARDIGLPVGLTFDIGNWRWVGEDAQQAARLLAPYVRYVHCKAVQDDGGRLSACAVSAADPAWRAVFAHFAPGVQRAIEFPLEATDLVAETGRYIQMLEAA from the coding sequence ATGAGCCCCGTCCTGGTAGCGGCGTCTGCTTATGGCGCAAGCAGGGTAAGGCAGCTGGGGCAAAGCCATTTCATCGACGTGGTGGCCGATGCGGGCGGCGCCGGCATCGAGATCCGCCGCGAACTGTTCACCTCCGACTTGCCGGACCTGGCGCGCATGGGCGCGGCGGTGGCTGCGCGCGGCCTGTACTGCGTGTATTCCACGCCCATCGAATTGTGGGACGCGGACGGGCTGCTGCGGCACGAGTTGCTGCAGCAGATGCTGGACGAGGCGGCGCACCTCGGGGCGCGCTACCTGAAGGTGTCGCTGGGCCATTACCCGGCCGCGCCGGACGTGCACGCCTTGAGCGCCCAGTTGGCGGCCGCGCCCGTGGCGCTGCTGGTGGAAAACGACCAGACGGCCCATGGCGGCAAGCTGGCGACGATGGCGCGCTTCCTGGCGGCGGCGCGCGACATCGGGCTGCCCGTGGGCCTGACCTTTGACATCGGCAACTGGCGCTGGGTGGGCGAGGATGCGCAGCAGGCGGCCCGCCTGCTGGCGCCGTATGTGCGCTATGTGCACTGCAAGGCCGTCCAGGATGACGGGGGCCGGCTGTCCGCCTGCGCCGTCTCCGCCGCCGATCCGGCCTGGCGCGCCGTCTTCGCGCACTTTGCGCCGGGCGTGCAGCGGGCCATCGAATTCCCGCTCGAGGCTACCGACCTGGTGGCCGAAACGGGCCGCTACATCCAGATGCTGGAGGCCGCATGA